A genomic region of Perca flavescens isolate YP-PL-M2 unplaced genomic scaffold, PFLA_1.0 EPR50_1.1_unplaced_scaf_13, whole genome shotgun sequence contains the following coding sequences:
- the si:ch211-207l14.1 gene encoding putative RING-H2 finger protein ATL71: MDPDKEEAEELVSDSEDPFPERVEEEEEEEGEKEEEDDEEEKDALIFSAWMQRYRGGEQRDEIGEEEEKEEEEEGGRPESRCCLEPPVRMRTDRRASLPCPATLSAMHLSRLHSSTRPAVTAKVLLKRSSLRNLLPVPQEVAAATTVATVTATATTRRPSLTPGIHDVMAPEKRGQFRRRNVMSLSDAYSVCLICHNDLSRGSGTRELQCTHTYHKECIEEWLWRKQSCPTCHVQVSIPQPAYWSSTRAKVP; this comes from the exons ATGGATCCAGacaaagaagaagcagaagagtTAGTTTCGGACTCTGAAGACCCGTTCCCTGAGAGggtagaagaggaagaggaggaggaaggagagaaggaagaggaggatgacgaGGAGGAGAAGGATGCTCTTATCTTCAGCGCGTGGATGCAGCGCTACAGAGGAGGGGAACAGAGGGATGAGAtcggagaggaagaggagaaagaggaggaagaggagggaggaagacctGAGAGCAGATGTTGTCTAGAGCCACCGGTCAGGATGAGGACCGATCGCCGGGCGTCACTACCGTGTCCG gcGACTCTATCGGCCATGCATCTGTCGCGCCTCCACTCTTCCACCCGTCCCGCGGTGACGGCGAAGGTGCTGCTCAAACGCTCGTCCTTACGCAACCTCCTTCCGGTACCTCAGGAGGTCGCCGCGGCAACCACGGTCGCCACGGTGACCGCCACGGCAACCACGCGGAGACCCTCCCTCACCCCCGGCATCCATGACGTCATGGCGCCCGAGAAGCGGGGCCAGTTCAGGAGACGCAACGTCATGTCGTTG agtGATGCCTACAGTGTGTGTCTGATCTGTCATAATGACCTGAGTCGAGGCTCCGGGACCAGAGAGCTGCAGTGTACACACACCTACCACAAAGAG TGTATAGAGGAGTGGTTGTGGAGGAAACAGTCCTGTCCTACGTGCCACGTTCAGGTGTCCATCCCTCAGCCCGCCTACTGGAGCTCCACCCGGGCCAAAGTCCCCTAA
- the LOC114551524 gene encoding vesicle transport protein SFT2B produces the protein MDKLKKVLSGQDDGNNDGTGILERANQASTLAWGTRVKGFVACFVLGVVCSILGTCLLWIPRSGLAAFAVLYSVGNICALASTMFLIGPCRQLKTMCAKERALATVIMMVCLALTLCAAFWWKNNGLALIFCVLQFVAFTWYGLSYIPFARDAVIKLCSICV, from the exons ATGGATAAATTAAAGAAGGTTTTGAGCGGGCAGGATGACGGAAACAACGACGGGACCGGAATACTGGAG AGAGCCAATCAGGCGTCGACGCTGGCCTGGGGGACCAGGGTGAAGGGCTTCGTGGCGTGCTTCGTTCTGGGCGTCGTCTGCTCCATCCTG ggcACCTGTCTGTTGTGGATCCCACGTTCTGGTCTTGCTGCGTTCGCTGTCCTCTACAGTGTGGGAAATATCTGCGCTCTGGCCAG CACCATGTTTCTGATTGGTCCGTGTCGGCAGCTGAAGACGATGTGCGCTAAAGAGAGAGCGTTGGCCACCGTCATCATGATG GTGTGTCTGGCGTTGACACTTTGTGCAGCTTTCTGG TGGAAGAATAATGGTCTCGCTCTCATCTTCTGTGTCCTCCAGTTTGTGGCATTCACCTg GTACGGCCTTTCCTACATCCCCTTCGCCAG ggACGCCGTCATTAAACTATGTTCAATCTGCGTCTGA